The proteins below come from a single Mugil cephalus isolate CIBA_MC_2020 chromosome 7, CIBA_Mcephalus_1.1, whole genome shotgun sequence genomic window:
- the kif1ab gene encoding kinesin-like protein KIF1A isoform X4 has translation MAGASVKVAVRVRPFNSREIGKESKCIIQMSGNTTTILNPKQPKENKSFNFDFSYWSHTTPEDINYASQMQVYRDIGEEMLLHAFEGYNVCIFAYGQTGAGKSYTMMGRQEQDQQGIIPLMCEDLFTKISDSNNDNSMSYSVEVSYMEIYCERVRDLLNPKNKGNLRVREHPLMGPYVEDLSKLAVTSYNDIQDLMDSGNKARTVAATNMNETSSRSHAVFNIIFTQKKHDMDSENTSEKVSKISLVDLAGSERADSTGAKGTRLKEGANINKSLTTLGKVISALAELDSAPNKNKKKKKAESFIPYRDSVLTWLLRENLGGNSRTAMVAALSPADINYDETLSTLRYADRAKQIRCNAVINEDPNNRLVRELKEEVARLKDLLYAQGLGDIIENLCDYKNFVNNRQAVNQRGDLSAVTNAMTGMSPSPSMSALSSRAASISNLHDRIFSPASEEAIERLKETEKIIAELNETWEEKLRRTEAIRMEREALLAEMGVAMREDGGTVGVFSPKKTPHLVNLNEDPLMSECLLYYIKDGITKVGRENAKTRQDIVLSGHFIRDEHCTFSSTTGPQGEGCVVLEPCEGAETYVNGKRVTSPIILRSGNRIIMGKSHVFRFNDPEQARLERERTPCAETPVEPVDWAFAQRELLEKQGIDMKQEMEQRLQELEDQYRREREEASNLLEQQRLDYESKLEALQRQVDSRYLESPEEEEEPEEEVPWTNRETELALWAFRKWRFYQFTSLRDLLWGNAIFLKEANAISVELKKKVQFQFVLLTDTLYSPLPTDLLPPSVAKERERRPFPQTIVAVEVQDQKNGATHYWTLEKLRQRLDLMREMYDRAAELPSSAVEDCDHALTGGDPFYDRFPWFRLVGRAFVYLSNLLYPVPLVHRVAIVSEKGEVKGFLRVAVQAISADEEAPDYGSGVRQSGTAKISFEDKQFEKFQTESCPGGLSHSNTSQEELRIVEGEGQNAEMGISADEVNNNTCEALQEIPRSPVKSSSLGLDLPLDVSPEKALSHLKIGSTFTFRVTVLQASSISAEYADIFCQFNFIHRHDEAFSTEPLKNTGRGPPLGFYHVQNITVEVTKSFTEYIKTQPIVFEVFGHYQKQPFPPLCKDLISPLRPSRRQFPRVMPLSKPVPATKLSTLTRSTAGPCHAKYDLMVFFEICELEANGDYIPAVVDHRGGMPCHGTYLLHQGIQRRITVTIAHETGNDIEWKEVKELVIGRIRNTPEADETIIDPNILSLNILSSGYFWPKHDDKTFYRFEAAWDSSMHNSLLLNRVTPYGEKIYITLSAYLEMENCTQPTVITKDFCMVFYSRDAKLPASRSIRNLFSTGCLRPSESNRVTGVYEVTLCHVADNGSPGMQRRRRRVLDTSVAYVRGEENLAGWRPRSDSLILDHQWELEKLSLLQEVEKTRHYLLLREKLEATLQAGQDALYKSGDISDFAKSPVLSHSPGSSPAPDSPNQRQRELAAKCLRLLMHTFNREYSQVSSSASESKLSEMSASLMRESSSSTLNTLTPSSTCPSLVEGHYDIRLTDPSSGASTPDLDPYSPVDRKKALRGCTFVPDIQEIRVSPIVSKKGYLHFLEPHTSGWVKRYVVVRRPYVYLYRSERDSVERAVINLSSAKVEYSEDKQTLLRTPNTFAVCTDHRGILLQATNDKEMHDWLYAFNPLLAGTIRSKLSRRKSVQSVPSAQRM, from the exons ATGGCTGGGGCTTCGGTGAAGGTGGCTGTGAGGGTCCGGCCCTTCAACTCCAGGGAGATCGGGAAGGAGAGCAAGTGCATCATACAGATGTCTGGAAACACCACGA CCATCCTGAACCCTAAACAGCCgaaagaaaacaagagtttCAACTTTGACTTTTCATACTGGTCACACACCACG CCCGAGGACATCAACTATGCGTCCCAGATGCAGGTGTACAGGGACATCGGAGAGGAGATGCTGCTGCACGCGTTCGAAGGCTACAACGTGTGCATATTCGCATACGGCCAGACAGGAGCGGGAAAAAGCTACACCATGATGGGCCGACAGGAACAGGACCAGCAGGGAATCATACCTCTG ATGTGCGAGGACCTCTTCACCAAGATCAGCGACAGCAATAATGACAACAGCATGTCCTACTCCGTGGAG GTGAGTTACATGGAGATCTACTGTGAACGTGTGCGTGACCTGCTCAACcccaaaaacaaaggaaacctGCGCGTGAGAGAGCACCCTCTGATGGGACCCTACGTCGAAGATCTGTCCAAGCTGGCCGTCACCTCCTACAACGACATCCAGGACCTGATGGATTCTGGAAACAAGGCCAG GACTGTGGCTGCTACCAACATGAATGAGACCAGCAGCCGCTCCCACGCCGTCTTCAACATCATCTTCACGCAGAAGAAACACGACATGGACTCGGAAAACACATCGGAGAAG GTCAGTAAGATCAGTCTGGTGGACTTGGCTGGCAGCGAGAGAGCCGACTCCACCGGAGCTAAAGGAACCAGACTGAAG gaagGAGCAAACATCAACAAATCTCTGACCACACTGGGGAAAGTTATCTCTGCTCTGGCTGAACTG GACTCGGCACCCAACAAG aacaagaaaaagaagaaggcgGAGAGTTTTATTCCCTACAGAGATTCAGTTCTGACTTGGCTTCTGAGGGAGAACTTAG gAGGAAACTCTCGCACAGCCATGGTGGCTGCCCTCAGCCCCGCAGACATCAACTATGACGAAACCCTCAGCACGCTCCG GTATGCTGATCGGGCCAAACAGATCCGCTGCAACGCAGTGATCAACGAGGACCCCAACAACCGCCTGGTGCGCGAGCTGAAAGAGGAGGTGGCTCGTCTCAAAGACCTTCTGTATGCGCAGGGCCTGGGAGACATCATAGAGA ACCTGTGCGATTACAAGAACTTTGTGAACAATCGCCAGGCTGTCAATCAAAGGGGTGATCTCTCCGCAGTGACCAACGCCATGACGGGGATGAGCCCCTCCCCTTCGATGTCCGCCCTGTCCAGTCGCGCCGCCTCCATCAGCAACCTCCACGATCGTATTTTCAGCCCCGCGAGCGAAGAGGCCATTGAAAGGCTcaag gaaactgaaaaaatCATTGCAGAGCTCAATGAGACATGGGAAGAGAAGTTGCGCCGCACTGAGGCCATCCGCATGGAGAG AGAGGCTCTGCTCGCTGAGATGGGTGTTGCCAtgagagaagatggaggcaCCGTTGGCGTCTTCTCCCCCAAAAAG ACCCCCCATCTGGTGAACCTCAACGAGGATCCGCTGATGTCCGAGTGTCTGCTGTATTACATCAAAGACGGCATCACCAA GGTTGGCCGTGAAAATGCAAAGACTCGTCAGGACATTGTTCTCAGCGGCCACTTTATCAGAGACGAGCATTGCACCTTCAGCAGCACCACCGGCCCCCAGGGAGAAG GATGTGTCGTCCTGGAACCATGTGAGGGGGCGGAGACTTACGTCAATGGCAAAAGAGTGACCTCTCCCATTATTCTGCGGTCCG GAAACCGCATTATCATGGGCAAGAGCCACGTGTTCCGCTTCAACGACCCAGAGCAGGCTCGTCTGGAGCGGGAGAGGACGCCATGCGCCGAGACTCCGGTGGAGCCGGTCGACTGGGCCTTCGCTCAGagggagctgctggagaaacaAGGCATCGACATGAAGCaggagatggagcagag GCTTCAGGAGCTTGAGGATCAATAccgcagagaaagagaagaagccaGCAACCTGCTAGAACAACAGAGGCTG GACTACGAGAGTAAACTGGAGGCTCTTCAGAGACAAGTGGACTCTCGGTACCTGGAGTCAcccgaggaagaggaggagcctGAAGAGGAAG TGCCGTGGACGAACCGCGAGACAGAGCTGGCGCTGTGGGCTTTCAGGAAGTGGCGCTTCTATCAGTTCACCTCCCTCCGTGATCTGCTCTGGGGCAACGCCATCTTCCTCAAAGAGGCCAACGCTATTAGtgtggagctgaagaagaag GTGCAGTTCCAGTTCGTCCTGCTGACGGACACTCTCTACTCTCCGCTACCCACCGACCTGCTGCCCCCCAGTGTGgctaaagagagagagagaagacccTTCCCTCAAACGATCGTCGCCGTCGAAGTGCAAGATCAAAAGAATGGAGCCACACATTATTGGACCCTGGAAAAACTCAG GCAGAGGCTGGACCTAATGAGAGAGATGTATGACCGTGCTGCCGAGCTGCCCAGCAGCGCCGTGGAGGACTGTGACCACGCCCTGACTGGAGGCGACCCCTTCTACGACCGCTTCCCCTGGTTCCGCCTGGTTGGCAG AGCTTTTGTGTACCTGAGTAACCTGCTGTACCCAGTGCCACTCGTTCATCGCGTGGCCATCGTCAGCGAGAAAGGAGAGGTGAAAGGCTTCCTCAGAGTAGCTGTGCAGGCCATCTCAG CTGATGAGGAGGCTCCTGACTACGGCTCTGGTGTTAGGCAGTCGGGAACTGCCAAGATCTCCTTTGAAGACAAACAGTTTGAGAAG TTCCAGACCGAGTCGTGTCCTGGTGGCCTGTCGCACTCCAACACCTCCCAGGAAGAGCTGCGCATTGTGGAGGGAGAAGGACAGAACGCGGAGATGGGAATCTCTGCAGATGAAGTTAACAACAACACCTGTGAAG CTCTACAGGAGATTCCTCGCAGCCCAGTGAAGAGTTCAAGTCTGGGTTTGGATCTCCCTCTGGACGTGTCTCCAGAGAAAGCTCTGTCTCACCTGAAGATCGGCAGCACGTTCACCTTCAGAGTCACCGTCTTGCAGGCCTCCAGCATCTCGGCAGAGTACGCCGACATCTTTTGCCAGTTCAA ctTTATTCATCGGCATGACGAAGCTTTCTCCACTGAGCCCCTGAAGAACACAGGCAGAGGACCTCCACTGGGATTCTACCATGTACAAAAT ATCACAGTGGAGGTGACCAAGTCTTTCACAGAGTACATCAAGACTCAGCCCATCGTCTTTGAGGTGTTCGGACACTATCAGAAACAACCCTTTCCCCCGCTCTGCAAAGATTTAATCAG tcCTCTCAGGCCCTCCAGGAGGCAGTTCCCTCGGGTCATGCCGCTATCCAAACCAG TCCCGGCCACCAAGCTCAGCACTCTGACTCGCTCCACCGCAGGACCTTGTCACGCCAAATACGACCTCATGGTGTTCTTTGAGATCTGCGAGCTGGAGGCGAATGGAGA CTACATCCCAGCTGTCGTCGACCACCGAGGCGGGATGCCGTGCCACGGGACCTACCTCTTACATCAG GGCATTCAGAGGAGGATCACAGTTACCATCGCccatgaaacaggaaatgacatcgAGTGGAAAGAGGTGAAGGAGTTGGTGATCG GTCGTATTCGAAACACTCCAGAGGCCGATGAGACCATCATAGACCCCAACATCCTTTCCCTCAACATCCTGTCCTCTGGATACTTCTGGCCAAAACATGACGACAA GACTTTCTACCGCTTCGAGGCGGCATGGGACAGCTCCATGCACAACTCTCTGCTCCTGAACAGGGTCACTCCTTATGGGGAGAAGATCTACATCACCCTCTCTGCTTATCTAGAG ATGGAGAACTGCACTCAGCCGACGGTCATCACCAAAGATTTCTGCATGGTGTTTTACTCTCGGGACGCGAAGCTGCCGGCGTCCCGCTCCATCAGAAACCTCTTCAGCACCGGCTGCCTCCGGCCCTCTGAGAG TAACCGTGTCACAGGAGTCTATGAAGTAACTCTCTGCCACGTGGCCGACAACGGAAGTCCAG GCATGCAGCGCCGCCGCAGGCGCGTGCTGGACACCTCAGTGGCGTAcgtcagaggagaggagaaccTGGCTGGATGGAGGCCTCGCAGTGACAGTCTCATCCTCGACCACCAGTgggagctggagaagctcagCTTGCTGCAGGAG GTGGAGAAGACCAGGCACTACCTGCTGCTGAGGGAGAAGCTGGAGGCGACTCTGCAGGCCGGGCAGGATGCGCTCTACAAGAGCGGCGACATCAGCGACTTCGCAAAGAGCCCCGTCCTCAGCCACAGCCCCGGCAGCAGCCCCGCGCCCGACAGCCCCAACCAGAGGCAGAGGGAGCTGGCTGCTAAG TGTCTGCGTCTGCTGATGCACACCTTCAACAGGGAGTACAGCCAGGTGAGCAGCAGTGCCAGTGAGAGCAAG CTTTCGGAGATGTCTGCATCGCTAATGAGAGAGTCATCGTCTTCTACACTGAACACACTCACACCCTCCTCTACGTGCCCCTCACTGGTCGAGGGACATTATGACATTAG aCTCACCGATCCCAGTTCGGGTGCATCCACACCAGACCTGGACCCCTACAGTCCAGTCGACAGAAAGAAAGCTCTCAGAGGATGCACCTTCGTTCCTGACATACAGGAGATTCGTGTCAG TCCCATCGTGTCAAAGAAAGGCTACCTGCATTTCCTGGAGCCCCACACCAGTGGCTGGGTGAAGCGTTACGTGGTGGTGCGCAGGCCCTACGTCTACCTGTACCGCAGCGAGAGGGACAGCGTCGAGAGAGCCGTCATCAACCTGTCGTCTGCAAAGGTGGAATACAGCGAAGACAAACAGACATTACTGCGG ACTCCCAACACGTTCGCTGTGTGCACTGACCATCGCGGGATACTGCTGCAGGCCACCAACGACAAAGAGATGCACGATTGGCTGTACGCTTTCAACCCTCTGCTAGCCGGCACCATCAG GTCAAAACTCTCCAGAAGAAAGTCGGTCCAGTCGGTCCCGTCTGCTCAGAGGATGTGA
- the kif1ab gene encoding kinesin-like protein KIF1A isoform X8, whose product MAGASVKVAVRVRPFNSREIGKESKCIIQMSGNTTTILNPKQPKENKSFNFDFSYWSHTTPEDINYASQMQVYRDIGEEMLLHAFEGYNVCIFAYGQTGAGKSYTMMGRQEQDQQGIIPLMCEDLFTKISDSNNDNSMSYSVEVSYMEIYCERVRDLLNPKNKGNLRVREHPLMGPYVEDLSKLAVTSYNDIQDLMDSGNKARTVAATNMNETSSRSHAVFNIIFTQKKHDMDSENTSEKVSKISLVDLAGSERADSTGAKGTRLKEGANINKSLTTLGKVISALAELDSAPNKNKKKKKAESFIPYRDSVLTWLLRENLGGNSRTAMVAALSPADINYDETLSTLRYADRAKQIRCNAVINEDPNNRLVRELKEEVARLKDLLYAQGLGDIIETYRCTGPAIAGLKLTNAMTGMSPSPSMSALSSRAASISNLHDRIFSPASEEAIERLKETEKIIAELNETWEEKLRRTEAIRMEREALLAEMGVAMREDGGTVGVFSPKKTPHLVNLNEDPLMSECLLYYIKDGITKVGRENAKTRQDIVLSGHFIRDEHCTFSSTTGPQGEGCVVLEPCEGAETYVNGKRVTSPIILRSGNRIIMGKSHVFRFNDPEQARLERERTPCAETPVEPVDWAFAQRELLEKQGIDMKQEMEQRLQELEDQYRREREEASNLLEQQRLDYESKLEALQRQVDSRYLESPEEEEEPEEEVPWTNRETELALWAFRKWRFYQFTSLRDLLWGNAIFLKEANAISVELKKKVQFQFVLLTDTLYSPLPTDLLPPSVAKERERRPFPQTIVAVEVQDQKNGATHYWTLEKLRQRLDLMREMYDRAAELPSSAVEDCDHALTGGDPFYDRFPWFRLVGRAFVYLSNLLYPVPLVHRVAIVSEKGEVKGFLRVAVQAISADEEAPDYGSGVRQSGTAKISFEDKQFEKFQTESCPGGLSHSNTSQEELRIVEGEGQNAEMGISADEVNNNTCEALQEIPRSPVKSSSLGLDLPLDVSPEKALSHLKIGSTFTFRVTVLQASSISAEYADIFCQFNFIHRHDEAFSTEPLKNTGRGPPLGFYHVQNITVEVTKSFTEYIKTQPIVFEVFGHYQKQPFPPLCKDLISPLRPSRRQFPRVMPLSKPVPATKLSTLTRSTAGPCHAKYDLMVFFEICELEANGDYIPAVVDHRGGMPCHGTYLLHQGIQRRITVTIAHETGNDIEWKEVKELVIGRIRNTPEADETIIDPNILSLNILSSGYFWPKHDDNVSLGVDHRTFYRFEAAWDSSMHNSLLLNRVTPYGEKIYITLSAYLEMENCTQPTVITKDFCMVFYSRDAKLPASRSIRNLFSTGCLRPSESNRVTGVYEVTLCHVADNGSPGMQRRRRRVLDTSVAYVRGEENLAGWRPRSDSLILDHQWELEKLSLLQEVEKTRHYLLLREKLEATLQAGQDALYKSGDISDFAKSPVLSHSPGSSPAPDSPNQRQRELAAKCLRLLMHTFNREYSQVSSSASESKLSEMSASLMRESSSSTLNTLTPSSTCPSLVEGHYDIRLTDPSSGASTPDLDPYSPVDRKKALRGCTFVPDIQEIRVSPIVSKKGYLHFLEPHTSGWVKRYVVVRRPYVYLYRSERDSVERAVINLSSAKVEYSEDKQTLLRTPNTFAVCTDHRGILLQATNDKEMHDWLYAFNPLLAGTIRSKLSRRKSVQSVPSAQRM is encoded by the exons ATGGCTGGGGCTTCGGTGAAGGTGGCTGTGAGGGTCCGGCCCTTCAACTCCAGGGAGATCGGGAAGGAGAGCAAGTGCATCATACAGATGTCTGGAAACACCACGA CCATCCTGAACCCTAAACAGCCgaaagaaaacaagagtttCAACTTTGACTTTTCATACTGGTCACACACCACG CCCGAGGACATCAACTATGCGTCCCAGATGCAGGTGTACAGGGACATCGGAGAGGAGATGCTGCTGCACGCGTTCGAAGGCTACAACGTGTGCATATTCGCATACGGCCAGACAGGAGCGGGAAAAAGCTACACCATGATGGGCCGACAGGAACAGGACCAGCAGGGAATCATACCTCTG ATGTGCGAGGACCTCTTCACCAAGATCAGCGACAGCAATAATGACAACAGCATGTCCTACTCCGTGGAG GTGAGTTACATGGAGATCTACTGTGAACGTGTGCGTGACCTGCTCAACcccaaaaacaaaggaaacctGCGCGTGAGAGAGCACCCTCTGATGGGACCCTACGTCGAAGATCTGTCCAAGCTGGCCGTCACCTCCTACAACGACATCCAGGACCTGATGGATTCTGGAAACAAGGCCAG GACTGTGGCTGCTACCAACATGAATGAGACCAGCAGCCGCTCCCACGCCGTCTTCAACATCATCTTCACGCAGAAGAAACACGACATGGACTCGGAAAACACATCGGAGAAG GTCAGTAAGATCAGTCTGGTGGACTTGGCTGGCAGCGAGAGAGCCGACTCCACCGGAGCTAAAGGAACCAGACTGAAG gaagGAGCAAACATCAACAAATCTCTGACCACACTGGGGAAAGTTATCTCTGCTCTGGCTGAACTG GACTCGGCACCCAACAAG aacaagaaaaagaagaaggcgGAGAGTTTTATTCCCTACAGAGATTCAGTTCTGACTTGGCTTCTGAGGGAGAACTTAG gAGGAAACTCTCGCACAGCCATGGTGGCTGCCCTCAGCCCCGCAGACATCAACTATGACGAAACCCTCAGCACGCTCCG GTATGCTGATCGGGCCAAACAGATCCGCTGCAACGCAGTGATCAACGAGGACCCCAACAACCGCCTGGTGCGCGAGCTGAAAGAGGAGGTGGCTCGTCTCAAAGACCTTCTGTATGCGCAGGGCCTGGGAGACATCATAGAGA CGTATCGCTGCACTGGCCCTGCCATCGCTGGTTTGAAAT TGACCAACGCCATGACGGGGATGAGCCCCTCCCCTTCGATGTCCGCCCTGTCCAGTCGCGCCGCCTCCATCAGCAACCTCCACGATCGTATTTTCAGCCCCGCGAGCGAAGAGGCCATTGAAAGGCTcaag gaaactgaaaaaatCATTGCAGAGCTCAATGAGACATGGGAAGAGAAGTTGCGCCGCACTGAGGCCATCCGCATGGAGAG AGAGGCTCTGCTCGCTGAGATGGGTGTTGCCAtgagagaagatggaggcaCCGTTGGCGTCTTCTCCCCCAAAAAG ACCCCCCATCTGGTGAACCTCAACGAGGATCCGCTGATGTCCGAGTGTCTGCTGTATTACATCAAAGACGGCATCACCAA GGTTGGCCGTGAAAATGCAAAGACTCGTCAGGACATTGTTCTCAGCGGCCACTTTATCAGAGACGAGCATTGCACCTTCAGCAGCACCACCGGCCCCCAGGGAGAAG GATGTGTCGTCCTGGAACCATGTGAGGGGGCGGAGACTTACGTCAATGGCAAAAGAGTGACCTCTCCCATTATTCTGCGGTCCG GAAACCGCATTATCATGGGCAAGAGCCACGTGTTCCGCTTCAACGACCCAGAGCAGGCTCGTCTGGAGCGGGAGAGGACGCCATGCGCCGAGACTCCGGTGGAGCCGGTCGACTGGGCCTTCGCTCAGagggagctgctggagaaacaAGGCATCGACATGAAGCaggagatggagcagag GCTTCAGGAGCTTGAGGATCAATAccgcagagaaagagaagaagccaGCAACCTGCTAGAACAACAGAGGCTG GACTACGAGAGTAAACTGGAGGCTCTTCAGAGACAAGTGGACTCTCGGTACCTGGAGTCAcccgaggaagaggaggagcctGAAGAGGAAG TGCCGTGGACGAACCGCGAGACAGAGCTGGCGCTGTGGGCTTTCAGGAAGTGGCGCTTCTATCAGTTCACCTCCCTCCGTGATCTGCTCTGGGGCAACGCCATCTTCCTCAAAGAGGCCAACGCTATTAGtgtggagctgaagaagaag GTGCAGTTCCAGTTCGTCCTGCTGACGGACACTCTCTACTCTCCGCTACCCACCGACCTGCTGCCCCCCAGTGTGgctaaagagagagagagaagacccTTCCCTCAAACGATCGTCGCCGTCGAAGTGCAAGATCAAAAGAATGGAGCCACACATTATTGGACCCTGGAAAAACTCAG GCAGAGGCTGGACCTAATGAGAGAGATGTATGACCGTGCTGCCGAGCTGCCCAGCAGCGCCGTGGAGGACTGTGACCACGCCCTGACTGGAGGCGACCCCTTCTACGACCGCTTCCCCTGGTTCCGCCTGGTTGGCAG AGCTTTTGTGTACCTGAGTAACCTGCTGTACCCAGTGCCACTCGTTCATCGCGTGGCCATCGTCAGCGAGAAAGGAGAGGTGAAAGGCTTCCTCAGAGTAGCTGTGCAGGCCATCTCAG CTGATGAGGAGGCTCCTGACTACGGCTCTGGTGTTAGGCAGTCGGGAACTGCCAAGATCTCCTTTGAAGACAAACAGTTTGAGAAG TTCCAGACCGAGTCGTGTCCTGGTGGCCTGTCGCACTCCAACACCTCCCAGGAAGAGCTGCGCATTGTGGAGGGAGAAGGACAGAACGCGGAGATGGGAATCTCTGCAGATGAAGTTAACAACAACACCTGTGAAG CTCTACAGGAGATTCCTCGCAGCCCAGTGAAGAGTTCAAGTCTGGGTTTGGATCTCCCTCTGGACGTGTCTCCAGAGAAAGCTCTGTCTCACCTGAAGATCGGCAGCACGTTCACCTTCAGAGTCACCGTCTTGCAGGCCTCCAGCATCTCGGCAGAGTACGCCGACATCTTTTGCCAGTTCAA ctTTATTCATCGGCATGACGAAGCTTTCTCCACTGAGCCCCTGAAGAACACAGGCAGAGGACCTCCACTGGGATTCTACCATGTACAAAAT ATCACAGTGGAGGTGACCAAGTCTTTCACAGAGTACATCAAGACTCAGCCCATCGTCTTTGAGGTGTTCGGACACTATCAGAAACAACCCTTTCCCCCGCTCTGCAAAGATTTAATCAG tcCTCTCAGGCCCTCCAGGAGGCAGTTCCCTCGGGTCATGCCGCTATCCAAACCAG TCCCGGCCACCAAGCTCAGCACTCTGACTCGCTCCACCGCAGGACCTTGTCACGCCAAATACGACCTCATGGTGTTCTTTGAGATCTGCGAGCTGGAGGCGAATGGAGA CTACATCCCAGCTGTCGTCGACCACCGAGGCGGGATGCCGTGCCACGGGACCTACCTCTTACATCAG GGCATTCAGAGGAGGATCACAGTTACCATCGCccatgaaacaggaaatgacatcgAGTGGAAAGAGGTGAAGGAGTTGGTGATCG GTCGTATTCGAAACACTCCAGAGGCCGATGAGACCATCATAGACCCCAACATCCTTTCCCTCAACATCCTGTCCTCTGGATACTTCTGGCCAAAACATGACGACAA CGTTTCCTTGGGAGTTGATCATAG GACTTTCTACCGCTTCGAGGCGGCATGGGACAGCTCCATGCACAACTCTCTGCTCCTGAACAGGGTCACTCCTTATGGGGAGAAGATCTACATCACCCTCTCTGCTTATCTAGAG ATGGAGAACTGCACTCAGCCGACGGTCATCACCAAAGATTTCTGCATGGTGTTTTACTCTCGGGACGCGAAGCTGCCGGCGTCCCGCTCCATCAGAAACCTCTTCAGCACCGGCTGCCTCCGGCCCTCTGAGAG TAACCGTGTCACAGGAGTCTATGAAGTAACTCTCTGCCACGTGGCCGACAACGGAAGTCCAG GCATGCAGCGCCGCCGCAGGCGCGTGCTGGACACCTCAGTGGCGTAcgtcagaggagaggagaaccTGGCTGGATGGAGGCCTCGCAGTGACAGTCTCATCCTCGACCACCAGTgggagctggagaagctcagCTTGCTGCAGGAG GTGGAGAAGACCAGGCACTACCTGCTGCTGAGGGAGAAGCTGGAGGCGACTCTGCAGGCCGGGCAGGATGCGCTCTACAAGAGCGGCGACATCAGCGACTTCGCAAAGAGCCCCGTCCTCAGCCACAGCCCCGGCAGCAGCCCCGCGCCCGACAGCCCCAACCAGAGGCAGAGGGAGCTGGCTGCTAAG TGTCTGCGTCTGCTGATGCACACCTTCAACAGGGAGTACAGCCAGGTGAGCAGCAGTGCCAGTGAGAGCAAG CTTTCGGAGATGTCTGCATCGCTAATGAGAGAGTCATCGTCTTCTACACTGAACACACTCACACCCTCCTCTACGTGCCCCTCACTGGTCGAGGGACATTATGACATTAG aCTCACCGATCCCAGTTCGGGTGCATCCACACCAGACCTGGACCCCTACAGTCCAGTCGACAGAAAGAAAGCTCTCAGAGGATGCACCTTCGTTCCTGACATACAGGAGATTCGTGTCAG TCCCATCGTGTCAAAGAAAGGCTACCTGCATTTCCTGGAGCCCCACACCAGTGGCTGGGTGAAGCGTTACGTGGTGGTGCGCAGGCCCTACGTCTACCTGTACCGCAGCGAGAGGGACAGCGTCGAGAGAGCCGTCATCAACCTGTCGTCTGCAAAGGTGGAATACAGCGAAGACAAACAGACATTACTGCGG ACTCCCAACACGTTCGCTGTGTGCACTGACCATCGCGGGATACTGCTGCAGGCCACCAACGACAAAGAGATGCACGATTGGCTGTACGCTTTCAACCCTCTGCTAGCCGGCACCATCAG GTCAAAACTCTCCAGAAGAAAGTCGGTCCAGTCGGTCCCGTCTGCTCAGAGGATGTGA